In Aedes albopictus strain Foshan chromosome 3, AalbF5, whole genome shotgun sequence, the following are encoded in one genomic region:
- the LOC109406556 gene encoding uncharacterized protein LOC109406556 encodes MASRVVLLVCALVQLSTAAVEVPGRLVKSSSAVSFSPFAAATEPTCDGFSVYTVCSDCNNVLVCLGSTNSKKNCTATSPTTPYCVNGACSASYDSAGECTPSGVTCTGVGFFPDPKVCQNYHYCEAVGEESSVYECPPNYVYNAETTLCKQKVYATDCVTVKCDESKVFVAYGTSKKYYAFCQFANSVATSIQVLMCPDGYSFDGSNCVFKCPGAGNYGHMDPKKYFQCYYSGAQLIYTIQSCPSGKNYDKDLRVCTTPKTTTTLKPTTTAQPNV; translated from the coding sequence ATGGCTTCCAGAGTGGTTCTACTTGTCTGTGCACTGGTCCAGCTCTCAACGGCCGCGGTCGAAGTACCCGGAAGGTTGGTGAAAAGTTCGTCGGCCGTTTCGTTTTCGCCATTTGCCGCAGCAACGGAACCAACCTGCGATGGATTCAGCGTTTATACCGTGTGCAGCGATTGCAACAACGTACTGGTTTGCCTGGGATCAACTAACAGCAAGAAGAACTGCACAGCGACGAGCCCTACTACACCGTACTGCGTGAATGGTGCATGTTCTGCATCGTACGATAGTGCTGGAGAATGTACGCCTTCTGGAGTAACCTGTACTGGAGTTGGATTCTTTCCGGATCCCAAAGTTTGCCAGAACTACCACTACTGCGAAGCCGTTGGTGAGGAATCTTCCGTATACGAATGTCCACCAAATTACGTGTACAACGCGGAAACCACTCTCTGCAAGCAGAAGGTCTACGCTACGGACTGCGTAACGGTAAAGTGTGACGAGAGCAAGGTGTTCGTCGCCTATGGCACCAGTAAGAAGTACTACGCCTTCTGTCAGTTCGCGAATAGCGTGGCAACGAGCATTCAAGTGCTGATGTGTCCCGATGGCTACAGCTTTGATGGAAGCAACTGCGTGTTCAAGTGTCCGGGAGCGGGTAACTATGGACACATGGATCCGAAAAAGTATTTCCAGTGCTATTACTCCGGAGCACAGCTGATCTACACGATCCAGAGTTGTCCCAGTGGAAAGAACTACGACAAAGATTTACGAGTCTGTACCACTCCGAAGACGACGACCACTTTAAAGCCGACGACCACTGCACAGCCCAACGTGTAA
- the LOC109406553 gene encoding uncharacterized protein LOC109406553 yields the protein MKSLLPLVFVSIALAQEGSAKQELPGTLISALDGDLSSVASRVTCDGVNFYTTCSDCSTILGCIGPISDSRDCETIAPGKPYCVNGACSATRSNSGDCSTSSFICTGVGYFPDPFNCAIYHYCEKALEPSSIYQCPPKYVYNPATHMCRQATKNTDCVMVDCDVDELFAPYGNSKTYYAYCQYDGTDVANIYMFKCVDYAKFQGTACVFVCPREGNFAHPDPRKYYQCYYSRSKLIFSEKRCSSGRFFDNTLKICVVPSATVD from the exons ATGAAATCACTACTTCCGTTAGTGTTTGTTTCGATCGCCTTAGCCCAGGAAGGTTCCGCCAAACAGGAACTTCCCGGAACTTTAATATCTGCCCTCGACGGAGACCTCTCATCGGTCGCATCCCGCGTAACCTGCGATGGGGTGAACTTCTATACAACCTGCAGTGATTGTAGCACCATTCTGGGCTGCATTGGGCCCATTTCGGACTCCAGAGATTGTGAAACTATCGCCCCGGGAAAACCGTATTGCGTGAATGGTGCCTGCTCCGCCACTCGTTCGAACAGCGGCGACTGTTCCACGTCTTCATTCATCTGCACTGGAGTGGGGTACTTTCCAG ATCCTTTCAATTGTGCTATCTACCACTACTGTGAAAAGGCGCTCGAACCATCGTCCATCTACCAGTGTCCGCCGAAGTACGTGTACAACCCGGCAACGCATATGTGTCGACAGGCTACGAAGAATACGGATTGTGTAATGGTGGATTGCGATGTAGATGAACTGTTTGCACCGTATGGGAACAGCAAGACGTACTATGCGTACTGCCAGTACGATGGGACCGATGTTGCCAATATTTACATGTTCAAATGTGTTGATTACGCCAAGTTCCAGGGAACAGCCTGTGTGTTTGTTTGCCCGAGAGAAGGAAACTTCGCTCATCCGGACCCGAGGAAGTACTATCAGTGCTATTATTCAAGATCCAAATTGATCTTCAGCGAGAAGCGATGTTCTagtggaagattttttgataacacacttaaaatatgtGTAGTGCCGTCAGCGACAGTGGATTAA
- the LOC109406557 gene encoding uncharacterized protein LOC109406557, with translation METTDLLYFAIFILNPMSSIAQEVPGSLVPSSNLNPTVTGSGTTCDGRNYYTTCSDCTTVLSCIGPSSDARSCQSVSPGKPFCDDGTCSANRPINGNCQISSFTCTSAGYFPDPSNCGIYHYCGQALEPASTYQCPPKYVYNAASHMCRQRTQNSNCVTVKCNRNALFVPYGNSKTYFAYCQYDDAANSVINVFMFKCVDYATFDGSGCVFICPTQGSFAHPDPRKYYQCYYSQSKLVYSVKQCSKGKVFDNSSKVCVTPVTPY, from the exons ATGGAAACAACAGACTTACTTTATTTTGCTATATTCATCCTAAATCCGATGAGCTCCATCGCTCAAGAAGTTCCGGGATCACTTGTTCCTTCTTCAAATTTGAACCCAACTGTAACCGGATCCGGTACTACCTGCGATGGAAGAAATTACTATACCACCTGCAGTGACTGCACCACGGTTCTAAGCTGTATCGGTCCCAGTTCGGATGCTAGAAGTTGTCAGTCAGTTTCACCTGGAAAACCATTTTGCGACGATGGTACCTGCTCTGCTAATCGACCTATCAACGGCAATTGTCAGATATCTTCGTTCACGTGCACCAGCGCTGGATATTTTCCTG ATCCTTCCAACTGTGGCATCTACCACTACTGTGGCCAGGCACTTGAACCTGCTTCCACATATCAGTGTCCCCCTAAGTACGTGTACAATGCAGCATCTCACATGTGTCGCCAGAGAACTCAGAATTCGAACTGCGTAACAGTAAAGTGCAATAGAAATGCACTGTTCGTACCCTATGGAAACAGTAAAACGTACTTCGCCTATTGTCAGTACGATGATGCAGCCAACAGCGTGATCAACGTGTTCATGTTCAAATGTGTCGACTATGCAACTTTCGATGGATCGGGCTGTGTGTTTATATGTCCTACACAGGGAAGCTTCGCTCATCCGGATCCGAGAAAGTACTACCAGTGCTACTATTCGCAATCGAAACTGGTGTACAGTGTAAAGCAGTGCTCGAAGGGAAAGGTTTTCGATAACTCCTCGAAGGTATGTGTAACGCCGGTGACGCCGTATTAG